The following proteins are co-located in the Castanea sativa cultivar Marrone di Chiusa Pesio chromosome 8, ASM4071231v1 genome:
- the LOC142606938 gene encoding receptor-like protein 46 — MAKLSLPLLLLVLLIVFTTSFSCPQHQKEALLHFKASLFNVTSSSPSDKEYLLSMYESWNSSSDCCDWDRVNCDNQFGSRNVIALNLRGFWTLELIASTILTPLFHVRSLTHLDVAWSRMQGELPGDGIANLTKLIHLDLSGNPFSGSIPSQIFNLRYLQILYAEYNSFNGNIPNEIGNKTGLQTLSLKHNNFYGKIPSSILNLKRLETLDLSYNSLSMGIPIDIGNLSNIISLNFEDNELTGTIPSSILKMTKLEVLKLENNLFIGEIPSWLFNITGLQGLYLGGNNLIWNTKAKIVPKFTFFKSLSLRSCGLARRIPFWISMLKTLNFLDLSDNQLEGMLPQWLVKMKVPGIILSNNNFTGSLPPGLFDNPELWVLSLSRNNFYGELPSNIGNATSIKYLALDGNNFSGKVPESINNITELILLDLSNNRFSGNFFPAFWGFSGDFFLDIRRSPEIIDLSSNEFSGEIQADSLFDTHVLALGKNKFSGSLSRSLTRMSILEYLDIHDNQITSKLPDFICQISTLQILNLRNNSIQGSVPDCMSNLTDLQILDLSSNHLVGEIPLNFGKLTGMIETTDLFSFGRIIGIDDFNLEIKIQDLIVNWKKSKQGLSANNLKLYSLLDLSNNQLSGEIPASLGSLKALKLLNVSFNKLYGRIPKSFGDLKNLESLDLSHNNLSGSIPQSLAKLQQLTILDVSNNKLIGKIPVGNQMNTMNDLNFYANNSGLCGMQIRVLCPEDVSPTKPPRVESKETWFSWEGVGIGYALGFSIAVGIFYHTEYFVLAKYINYRCQQRR, encoded by the coding sequence ATGGCAAAACTCAGCCTACCGCTACTACTACTTGTACTTCTCATCGTCTTCACCACTTCTTTCTCTTGTCCTCAACATCAAAAAGAAGCCCTTCTCCACTTTAAAGCCTCTCTCTTCAATGttacttcttcttctccatCAGACAAAGAATACCTGCTTTCTATGTATGAATCATGGAATTCTAGTTCAGATTGTTGTGACTGGGACAGGGTAAATTGTGATAATCAATTTGGTTCAAGGAATGTGATTGCTCTAAATCTGCGGGGCTTCTGGACTCTTGAGCTCATTGCTTCCACCATCTTGACACCACTCTTTCACGTTAGAAGCTTGACGCACCTTGATGTGGCCTGGAGTCGAATGCAGGGGGAATTGCCTGGCGACGGCATTGCCAATCTGACCAAATTAATTCATCTTGATTTGAGTGGCAATCCCTTCAGCGGCTCCATTCCCTCTCAAATTTTTAACTTGAGGTATCTCCAAATTCTTTATGCAGAATATAATTCATTCAATGGAAATATCCCTAACGAGATAGGGAACAAAACAGGGTTGCAGACATTGTCTCTTAAACACAACAATTTCTATGGTAAAATTCCATCTTCAATTTTGAACTTGAAGAGATTGGAAACATTGGACTTGAGTTACAATTCATTGTCCATGGGAATTCCTATTGATATTGGCAATCTATCTAACATAAtcagtttgaactttgaagacaATGAGCTCACAGGCACAATCCCATCATCAATATTGAAGATGACGAAGTTGGAAGTACTTAAGTTGGAAAACAACTTGTTCATTGGGGAAATTCCATCCTGGTTGTTCAATATAACGGGGTTGCAGGGTCTTTACCTCGGAGGAAATAATCTCATTTGGAATACTAAAGCAAAGATTGTTCCAAAGTTTACGTTTTTTAAAAGCTTGTCTTTGAGGTCTTGTGGTCTTGCAAGAAGAATTCCATTCTGGATTTCTATGCTTAAGACACTTAATTTTTTGGACTTGAGTGACAACCAGTTAGAAGGAATGCTCCCACAATGGCTTGTTAAAATGAAAGTGCCAGGTATCATTTTATCAAATAACAATTTCACAGGTTCTCTCCCACCTGGTCTCTTTGACAATCCAGAATTATGGGTTCTTTCTCTGTCTCGGAACAATTTTTATGGGGAACTGCCAAGCAACATTGGTAATGCGACTTCAATCAAGTATCTTGCGTTGGATGGAAACAATTTTTCAGGAAAGGTTCCTGAATCCATCAACAACATAACTGAGCTCATCTTATTGGACTTGTCAAACAACAGATTTTCTGGCAACTTTTTTCCAGCTTTTTGGGGATTTTCTGGCGACTTTTTTCTAGATATTCGGCGTAGCCCTGAAATCATTGATTTGTCTTCAAACGAATTCTCAGGTGAAATTCAAGCTGACTCTCTTTTTGATACTCACGTTCTTGCATTAGGCAAAAATAAGTTTTCTGGCAGCTTGTCTAGAAGCTTAACTAGAATGAGCATACTTGAATACCTAGACATACATGACAACCAAATCACAAGTAAATTACCAGATTTTATTTGCCAAATTTCCACccttcaaatcctaaatttacGAAACAACTCCATCCAAGGTTCAGTCCCTGATTGTATGTCCAATCTTACTGACCTTCAAATTCTTGATCTCTCAAGCAACCATCTTGTTGGAGAAATCCCTCTAAATTTTGGAAAGCTTACTGGTATGATCGAAACAACCGATTTATTTTCGTTTGGTAGAATTATTGGAATAGATGATTTCAACTTGGAGATCAAGATTCAGGATTTGATTGTAAATTGGAAGAAGTCAAAACAAGGTCTATCAGCCAACAACCTCAAGCTCTATTCTTTGTTAGACTTGTCAAATAATCAACTTTCTGGTGAAATTCCAGCTTCATTGGGAAGTTTGAAGGCTCTAAAGCTTCTCAACGTCTCATTTAACAAACTTTATGGGAGAATACCCAAAAGTTTTGGAGATTTAAAGAATCTAGAGAGTTTGGACTTGTCACACAACAATTTATCGGGCTCAATTCCACAATCATTAGCAAAGCTACAACAACTGACTATTTTAGATGTCAGTAATAATAAGCTCATAGGTAAGATTCCAGTGGGTAACCAAATGAATACAATGAATGATCTAAACTTTTATGCCAACAATAGTGGGTTGTGTGGAATGCAAATTCGAGTGCTATGTCCAGAAGACGTGTCACCAACAAAACCACCAAGAGTCGAGAGTAAGGAAACATGGTTCTCGTGGGAAGGAGTAGGAATTGGATATGCACTTGGCTTCTCCATAGCAGTGGGAATCTTTTATCATACTGAGTATTTTGTCCTTGCAAAATATATCAATTACCGTTGCCAACAAAGAAGGTAA